ATGGTGTGGTTTCGGGTCGCAACTTGTCGCCGCGACGTTGGAATAAAGCAATCGCCAGCAGGATCGCGCAGGCCATCGGTTTTGGAAGGGATATGATTCGGAGGATGCCTGCGCTGTTGCAAACGGTCGCGATGTGGTAGCGATGTCTGAGATTCGGCGGCGGCATCCGCAGATCGCCACCCGGCGGGAAACCGATTTCGCTGTACTGGAGCGTAAAGATGGCGCCTTGTGAATCGATGTCCACGCGATCCTCGTACGCCCAGGATGCTCCGAAGCGACAAAGTTTGTTGAGGTATTCGAGCACGGTCGGATAGTGCCGCGCATTCCACAGCGCGTCGATCGGCGACACGTTGACAGCGACTGCGAGCCGCACGAGCATGTCCGGGCCGGCGACAATCCGTTGCTGGAAGTACTGGCCGACCCGCGTGGCGTTGCGATAGCCGAGTCTGCGCGCGACCTCTCGCAGTGAAATCCCTTGGCGCTCTCGCTCATGGTCGAGCCAGCGCATGACCTTGTAGTTCTCGATGGTCGCCCGCCCGCGGTGGCGGTACGGCTTTCGAGGCTTCTTGGGCTCGCCTGCTGGACACATTTTCAATATCTATGTTCGAAAATGTCGCACCACAGACCTTGTAAACCCCTGTGGCAACTGGGTTACAATGGTGGAGGAGGGTCGGACACATGAAGCTCACCAGACTTGAACAGTACCGCCGGGCCCACGGCCTGTCCCAGGCCGCCCTGGCCGAGCGCCTCGGACACGGCTTCACGGCCAGCGCGATCTCTTTAATGGAAGGTCAGCGCCTCAAACCGAGCCTGCGGCAGCAGGAGCGCCTACGGGAGGTCTTCGGCGACCAGGCCGAGGCCATCCTCATGCCGGTCGATCCGGCTCAGGTTGCGGCGCCGACTGAAGACCGCTCGTGAACGCCGCCGATCGGGAGCGCATCGAGGAGATGCTCCTCGAAGACCCGCCGCCATCGTGCCGAGCTGTCTCGCGCGCGACGGGCTATTCCGACTGGACGATTCGCAAGATCTCGCGCGCACTCGACGGCGATCCACGGCCGATGCGGCGCTCGCGCTCGCAGGGCTTCAGTCAGAGCGACAACGAGGCTCCGGCTGCAGGCGGATGGATCGTACTCGCGGTCGTCGTCGGCTGTCTCGTTTTGATGATTTGGGCCGGTGCGCGCTGGACGCCGCCGCCGGAAACGTGACCCCGCATGCGTCCACGACCATACATAAGGAAGGAACTCAGGTGAAAAGTGAGCCAACGCGCGGCAAGCGCGATTCTACGGCTTCGCACGATGCGGACGAGTTTTCGTTTTCTGGTATCGCGCTTTTTGCCGAAAAGGACGAGTACCTCGAAAAAGGACTCATCTTCACGATCAAGGCCATCGAGTACCAAGAAACTGCGGGCTTTGAAGGAGCCCCGCGGTGGGCGATTACGGTAGCGCCCAGCGACGGAAGGCCGGACGAGATCATCACACTTCAGGCCAACGAGAAGCGCGATCAGCAACTGCAAGCCGCCGAAAAGCACATTGCGGCGCGCGGTCCGATCCATAACGTTCGGTTAGCGAAGCGCGGTAAAGCCTTCTACTTCGACACGGTAGCCGAGGCTAAGAAAACCGCTTAGTGTCATCAATGACGGAGGGCCGGCGATTGCACTCGACCGGCCCCCAAGGATTCTTTGACTATGTCCAAGCGTAAAGCAAAGACCCGCAAGGGTCAAGTGAGACGCAAGCCGCGAACCGCGGCGCAGTACTTCGCGCAGCCCAAGCGGCGCAAAGAGACGCAGCTCAAGGTCGCACACGTCGTCGCGGAAATGCGGACGGGGAAGGCTTCCCTGCGCCAGGCATCACGCGAGCAGGGTATTTCCCCGGCGACGGTCTTACGCCACGCAAAGGCGGCGCTGCACAAGACTTCCCGTGGCACGTACGCGGCGCGACGATCGGACCGGCTGCTCCGGGTCCTGGTCCTACCGACGCCCGACGGCCTGGCGGAAATCGCCACGACCGACTCGCGCGCGGCGACGCTCGTCGCCGAGTACTGGAA
This DNA window, taken from Candidatus Binatia bacterium, encodes the following:
- a CDS encoding helix-turn-helix transcriptional regulator, yielding MRWLDHERERQGISLREVARRLGYRNATRVGQYFQQRIVAGPDMLVRLAVAVNVSPIDALWNARHYPTVLEYLNKLCRFGASWAYEDRVDIDSQGAIFTLQYSEIGFPPGGDLRMPPPNLRHRYHIATVCNSAGILRIISLPKPMACAILLAIALFQRRGDKLRPETTPFYEKLSFAVAKMIPAAEVAHLPSNVGVGSYKPIKDAQAVFQYRFYGAMRLAIVGEYMHQWCDFVCKNYAEYARLALYKQGGFLGEPVESNMFDEDIWKWQRTAMPSAEDFQIDENT
- a CDS encoding helix-turn-helix domain-containing protein, whose product is MKLTRLEQYRRAHGLSQAALAERLGHGFTASAISLMEGQRLKPSLRQQERLREVFGDQAEAILMPVDPAQVAAPTEDRS